ATGGCGGGGGCGTTGTCGACGGCGGCCGGTTCGGCAGCCCGTGCGGACTGCAGGCCGATGCGGGTGAAGCCCGCCGTGGCGGCGGTCTGGAGGGCGATCATGCCCAGTATCTGACGTCTACTCAGCTGATGCTGCATCAGTTTTGCTGTCATGCGCGCAGCATGTGCGGATTATGGGGTTCCGCCTAGAGCCGCCGTGAGGTTTTAGAGGAGGGCTTTGAGCTTCTCCGCCAACAGGTCCCAGCGCCATCTCTCCTCCACCCACTGGCGGCCCCGCTCGCCCATCCTCCGGCGCAGCTCGGGGTCGGCCAGGAGGGGCACGATGCGGCCGGCGGTCTCGGCCGGGTCGCCGCCCCTGACCACCCAGCCGGTCTCGCCGTCCAGGACGGCGTCGGGGGCGCCGCCCGAGTCGCCCGCGACCACCGGGAGGCCCGTTGCCGACGCCTCCAGGTAGACGATGCCGAGGCCCTCCACGTCCAGGCCGCCGCGGCGGGTGCGGCAGGGCATGGCGAAGACGTCGCCGACGCCGTAGTGGGCCGGGAGTTCGGACCAGGGGACGGCGCCGGTGAAGCGGACCGAGGCCTCGACGCCGGTCTCACGGGCCAGGCGGCGCAGGTCCTGTTCGTAGGGGCCGCCGCCGACGATGAGCAGGACGGTGCCGGGCTCGGCCGCGAGGATGCGGGGCATGGCCCGGATCAGGGTGTCCTGGCCCTTGCGCGGGACCAGCCGGGAGACGCAGACCACGACCGGGCGGTCGGTGAGGCCGAGGCGGGCGCGGACCTCGTCGCCGCCGGAGCCGGGGTGGAAGGTCTTCTCGTCGACGCCGGGCGGCAGCTGGACCATGCGGGCGGCCGCCGCCGGGGTGAGCGCGGTGGCGATGCGGGAGCGGGTGTACTCACCCAGGTAAGTGATCGTGTCCGTCGAGTCACCGATCCGGCGCAGCAGCTGCCGGGCGGCGGGCAGCTGGGCCCAGCCGGCCTCGTGACCGTGGGTGGTGGCCACCAGCCGCTCGGCGCCGGCCTTGCGCAGGGCAGGGGCCATGAGGCCGAGCGGGGCCGCCGCGCCGAACCACACGGAGGTGCACCCGTGCTCACGCAGCAGCCCGGCCGCCCGCCGGGTCGCCTGCGGGGTGGGCAGCAGCATGGTCGTACGATCGCGTACGACGGTGAAGGGCTGCTCGGCGTCGAAGGCGGCCGTGGCCTCGGTGCCCTCCCGGCCGCGCTTCCAGGTGGAGGCGTAGACGACCAGCCGGCCGGGGTCCAGGCGGAGCGCCATGTTGTGCAGGAAGGCCTGGATGCCGCCCGGCCGGGGCGGGAAGTCGTTGGTGACGATCAGGGTCTTGTGCATCGCCGCCGACCCTACCTAACGGGCTCGCGCCGACCGGCTCGGACGGGTCCTGGCCGGCCGGACCGAATGGGGCGTCCACGGCCGGGCGCGGCCGGGTCTGTGGCAGGGGCACAGCCGGTCAGGACATCATGGTCACGCGGAACCGGACACCGAAGCGAACATCGAAGCGGGCATCGAACGGCAAGGGGATCACGTGGAGACGAAAGGCGCCGGGCGGTCCCTGGCATGGCTGCTCGCGACCTGGGCCGTCACCCGTGCGGTGCTGCTGCTGTTCGTCTTCGGGGTGTACGCCTTCTCGGACCTGGACGTCACGTCCGATGTGTCGGTGATCTACCGGGGCTGGTACGAGGTGCTGCGCCAGGGAACGTTTCCGCTGGACGACGTGACCTGGCAGTATCCGCCGGCCGCCGCCCTCGCGGTCCTCTCCCCCGCC
The genomic region above belongs to Streptomyces sp. CG1 and contains:
- a CDS encoding glycosyltransferase family 4 protein, with protein sequence MHKTLIVTNDFPPRPGGIQAFLHNMALRLDPGRLVVYASTWKRGREGTEATAAFDAEQPFTVVRDRTTMLLPTPQATRRAAGLLREHGCTSVWFGAAAPLGLMAPALRKAGAERLVATTHGHEAGWAQLPAARQLLRRIGDSTDTITYLGEYTRSRIATALTPAAAARMVQLPPGVDEKTFHPGSGGDEVRARLGLTDRPVVVCVSRLVPRKGQDTLIRAMPRILAAEPGTVLLIVGGGPYEQDLRRLARETGVEASVRFTGAVPWSELPAHYGVGDVFAMPCRTRRGGLDVEGLGIVYLEASATGLPVVAGDSGGAPDAVLDGETGWVVRGGDPAETAGRIVPLLADPELRRRMGERGRQWVEERWRWDLLAEKLKALL